In Desulfovibrio sp. 86, the following proteins share a genomic window:
- the gcvT gene encoding glycine cleavage system aminomethyltransferase GcvT yields MSDLRTPLTSWHEAQGAKMAPFAGWLMPIQYEGILVEHLHTRKHAGIFDICHMGEFRIEGPGAAEALSLAVSHNLETLAPGKCRYGFLLNDKGGVLDDGIIYRFGPESFMAVVNAACAANDLATLRARLPESIKITDISDETGKVDLQGPDSLDVLEKLMGQNFHDLGYFSFRESQWQGVPVLVSRTGYTGELGYELYLPAGKTEDFWKALLADERVKPVGLGARDTLRLEAGLPLYGHDLDEDHSPAEAGMGRMMTSQANYVGKEGAQVIREVLVPLKIEGRRAARHGDAVALPGGDAVGRVTSGSFAPSLGYVIAFAWVDAAHADKENFVVRAARTELPAVKVDIPFYKEGTARKKLA; encoded by the coding sequence ATGTCGGATTTGCGTACGCCGCTTACTTCCTGGCATGAAGCCCAGGGAGCCAAGATGGCTCCTTTCGCCGGCTGGCTCATGCCCATTCAGTATGAAGGAATTCTTGTAGAACACCTGCATACCAGAAAACATGCCGGTATTTTTGATATCTGCCACATGGGCGAGTTCCGCATTGAAGGCCCCGGCGCGGCTGAGGCCCTGTCGCTTGCCGTAAGCCACAACCTTGAAACCCTGGCTCCCGGAAAATGCCGCTACGGTTTTTTGCTCAATGACAAGGGCGGCGTGCTTGACGACGGCATCATTTACCGCTTTGGGCCGGAATCCTTCATGGCGGTGGTCAATGCCGCCTGCGCGGCCAACGATTTGGCCACCCTGCGTGCCCGTCTGCCGGAAAGCATAAAAATTACTGATATTTCCGACGAGACTGGCAAGGTGGACCTGCAAGGCCCGGATTCGCTGGACGTGCTCGAAAAGCTCATGGGTCAGAACTTTCATGACCTCGGCTACTTCTCCTTCCGCGAATCGCAGTGGCAGGGCGTGCCCGTGCTGGTGAGCCGCACCGGCTACACCGGCGAACTGGGCTACGAGCTCTATCTGCCCGCTGGCAAGACAGAAGACTTCTGGAAGGCCCTGCTGGCCGACGAGCGCGTGAAGCCCGTGGGCCTTGGCGCGCGCGACACCCTGCGCCTTGAGGCGGGCCTGCCCCTGTACGGGCATGACCTTGATGAAGACCACAGCCCGGCCGAGGCCGGCATGGGCCGCATGATGACGAGTCAGGCGAACTATGTGGGCAAGGAAGGGGCGCAGGTCATCCGCGAGGTTCTGGTGCCTCTGAAGATCGAGGGCCGCCGCGCCGCCCGTCATGGCGATGCCGTGGCCCTGCCCGGCGGCGATGCCGTGGGCCGGGTCACCAGCGGCTCTTTCGCGCCGTCTCTGGGGTATGTCATTGCCTTTGCCTGGGTGGACGCCGCCCATGCCGACAAGGAAAACTTTGTGGTGCGTGCCGCAAGAACGGAACTGCCCGCCGTGAAGGTGGACATTCCCTTCTACAAGGAAGGCACGGCCCGCAAAAAACTGGCCTGA
- the gcvH gene encoding glycine cleavage system protein GcvH → MATNPTNLLYSKSHEWVRLEGDEAVVGITHFAQESLGDITYVELPLVGDEVSEEGEFGSVESVKAASDLISPVSGDVVGINTALEDAPEKCNSDPYGEGWLIKVNVSRKPEGLMDAAAYEAFCATEGH, encoded by the coding sequence ATGGCTACCAATCCCACGAACCTGTTGTACAGCAAAAGCCACGAATGGGTGCGCCTCGAGGGCGACGAGGCAGTGGTGGGCATCACCCACTTTGCCCAGGAATCCCTCGGCGACATCACCTATGTGGAACTGCCCCTGGTGGGCGACGAAGTGAGCGAGGAAGGGGAGTTCGGTTCCGTTGAGTCCGTCAAGGCGGCCAGCGACCTGATTTCGCCTGTGAGCGGCGATGTCGTCGGCATCAACACCGCCCTGGAAGACGCCCCCGAAAAATGCAACAGCGATCCCTATGGCGAGGGCTGGCTTATCAAGGTCAATGTTTCCCGCAAGCCCGAAGGTCTTATGGACGCGGCTGCGTACGAGGCTTTTTGCGCCACTGAAGGGCACTAA
- a CDS encoding PstA family ABC transporter permease, which translates to MRRGALEQSLMRWLLRACALIPCVAVLFLLGFLTVKGVPQLGSHLLFGDVPPLDALLGRRPVWDGLWPACAGTLYLVGLTMALALFPGVGCGLYLAEFAPARQAGRIRLAMDVLAGTPSIVMGLFGFTLILFLRHSVWPGANTSLLLSACCLALLVLPVIVTTTCEALEAVPDSLRLTGAALGFTRRQLARRVLLPAAGPGIWGGVLLATGRAAEDTAVIMLTGVVANAGLPGGLADKFEALPFSIYYTAAQYQNMDELLRGFGAALVLLLLSSALLFCARRTEKRFRQRWQGVA; encoded by the coding sequence ATGAGGCGCGGCGCTCTTGAGCAAAGCCTGATGCGCTGGCTGCTGCGCGCCTGCGCCCTGATCCCGTGCGTGGCCGTGCTTTTTTTACTGGGCTTTCTGACAGTCAAAGGCGTTCCGCAGTTGGGCAGCCATCTGCTCTTTGGCGACGTGCCGCCCCTGGACGCCCTGCTGGGACGCCGCCCTGTGTGGGACGGACTGTGGCCGGCCTGCGCGGGAACCCTGTATCTCGTGGGCCTGACCATGGCGCTGGCCCTTTTTCCCGGCGTGGGCTGCGGCCTGTATCTGGCGGAATTCGCCCCGGCGCGTCAGGCCGGGCGTATCCGTCTGGCCATGGATGTGCTGGCGGGTACGCCGTCCATCGTCATGGGGCTCTTCGGCTTTACGCTCATCCTTTTTCTGCGCCACTCCGTCTGGCCCGGAGCCAACACGTCCCTGCTGCTCTCGGCCTGCTGTCTGGCTCTTCTGGTTTTGCCGGTCATTGTGACCACCACCTGTGAAGCTTTGGAAGCTGTGCCCGACAGCCTGCGTCTCACGGGGGCCGCCCTGGGCTTTACCCGGCGGCAGCTTGCCCGCCGGGTTCTGCTGCCTGCCGCCGGGCCGGGCATATGGGGCGGCGTGCTGCTGGCCACGGGCAGGGCGGCCGAAGACACGGCGGTGATCATGCTCACGGGCGTTGTGGCCAATGCCGGGCTGCCCGGCGGGCTGGCGGACAAGTTTGAGGCTTTGCCTTTTTCCATTTACTATACCGCAGCGCAGTACCAGAATATGGACGAGCTGCTGCGCGGTTTCGGAGCGGCTCTGGTGCTGCTTTTGCTGTCGTCGGCCCTGCTTTTTTGCGCCCGACGCACGGAAAAGCGCTTTCGCCAGCGCTGGCAGGGGGTAGCGTGA
- a CDS encoding phosphate ABC transporter ATP-binding protein, with translation MNSAVRINDLCVCFGQQQVLHNVRLEAPGRGITVLAGRSGSGKTTLLRALNRLNETFFHCRTSGVVELDLGRGLEAIYPAPGVNVRSLAQLRRLVGMVFQTPNVLPVSVERNLALPLEVVAGLSEKERGRKTEAALMSVGLWEEVKDRLDMPAERLSGGQQQRLCLARALALEPAMLLLDEPTASLDVHATAEIEELLLRLACEYPLLVVSHNPEQAVRLGERLVIMVDGHVRQVFERGQVDGEAVARALADAD, from the coding sequence GTGAATTCTGCGGTTCGCATTAATGATCTGTGCGTGTGCTTCGGGCAGCAGCAGGTGCTGCACAATGTCCGCTTGGAGGCCCCCGGGCGGGGCATCACCGTGCTTGCCGGGCGTTCCGGTTCGGGCAAGACCACCTTGCTGCGCGCCTTGAACCGCCTGAACGAGACCTTTTTTCACTGCCGCACGTCGGGCGTGGTGGAGCTTGATCTTGGGCGCGGACTGGAAGCCATATACCCCGCCCCAGGCGTGAACGTGCGCTCGCTGGCGCAACTCCGCCGTCTGGTGGGCATGGTTTTTCAGACGCCCAACGTCCTGCCCGTCAGCGTGGAGCGCAACCTTGCCCTGCCCCTGGAAGTGGTGGCGGGCCTGTCCGAAAAGGAGCGCGGCCGAAAAACCGAAGCGGCGCTCATGAGCGTGGGCCTGTGGGAGGAGGTCAAAGACCGCCTTGACATGCCTGCGGAGCGGCTTTCCGGCGGGCAGCAGCAGCGCCTTTGCCTGGCGCGGGCGCTGGCTCTGGAGCCAGCCATGCTGTTGCTGGACGAGCCAACGGCATCGCTGGATGTCCATGCCACGGCGGAGATTGAAGAGTTGCTCCTGCGCCTTGCCTGCGAGTATCCGCTGCTGGTGGTTTCGCACAACCCCGAGCAGGCCGTGCGCCTGGGAGAACGGCTGGTCATCATGGTGGACGGCCATGTGCGGCAAGTTTTTGAGCGCGGGCAGGTGGACGGCGAGGCCGTGGCCCGTGCCCTTGCGGACGCGGACTAG
- a CDS encoding lipoate--protein ligase — protein MEHLTFSTLDPTFNLAFEEVLFQSLPAGHPGWFLLWQNGPSVIVGRHQCTADEVNADFIRRENLPVVRRITGGGAVYHDTGNLNFSFIEHANGREKVDFRRYLEPVCAALADLGVQAVLSGRNDIEAKGRKISGSGQMLRRGKVLHHGTLLIDVNFERLVEALNVDPEKMRSKGVASVRSRVGNISEYWRSGSDIAALTAALLRRCADVPGTVDDALVAEAQKLAAEKYRQWSWNYGAMPNFTERKRQRFDWGTVELRMDVKGGHIAACKILGDFFCNAGEGIQELERLLIGVSREPEQLKYVLAQADLSRYFSNCEPSVMTRFFAQA, from the coding sequence ATGGAGCACCTGACTTTTTCAACCCTTGATCCGACCTTTAACCTGGCGTTTGAAGAAGTTCTGTTCCAGTCCTTGCCTGCTGGCCATCCCGGCTGGTTTCTGCTTTGGCAGAATGGCCCCTCGGTCATTGTGGGCCGCCATCAATGCACAGCCGATGAAGTGAACGCAGACTTCATACGCCGCGAAAATCTGCCTGTGGTGCGCCGTATAACCGGCGGCGGGGCCGTGTACCACGATACGGGCAATCTCAATTTTTCCTTTATTGAACACGCCAATGGCCGCGAAAAGGTGGACTTCAGACGCTATCTGGAACCTGTGTGCGCCGCGCTGGCCGATCTTGGCGTGCAGGCCGTGCTGTCGGGCCGCAACGACATTGAGGCCAAGGGGCGCAAAATTTCCGGCAGCGGGCAGATGCTGCGGCGGGGCAAGGTGCTGCACCACGGCACCCTGCTCATTGACGTGAACTTTGAGCGGCTTGTGGAAGCTTTGAATGTTGACCCGGAAAAGATGCGTTCCAAAGGCGTCGCCTCGGTGCGCTCGCGGGTGGGCAATATTTCGGAGTACTGGCGTTCCGGCAGTGATATCGCGGCCTTGACGGCGGCCCTGCTGCGCCGTTGCGCAGACGTTCCCGGCACGGTGGACGACGCCCTCGTGGCCGAGGCCCAAAAGCTGGCCGCTGAAAAATACCGGCAGTGGAGCTGGAACTACGGGGCCATGCCCAATTTTACCGAGCGCAAGCGGCAGCGCTTTGATTGGGGCACAGTTGAACTGCGCATGGACGTAAAAGGTGGGCATATAGCTGCCTGTAAAATATTGGGCGATTTTTTCTGCAATGCCGGTGAGGGCATTCAAGAGTTGGAGCGCCTTCTTATCGGTGTTTCACGAGAACCGGAACAGCTGAAATACGTTTTGGCACAGGCTGATTTGTCCCGCTATTTCAGTAACTGCGAACCATCTGTTATGACAAGGTTTTTTGCCCAGGCGTAA